One segment of Triticum aestivum cultivar Chinese Spring chromosome 2A, IWGSC CS RefSeq v2.1, whole genome shotgun sequence DNA contains the following:
- the LOC123190058 gene encoding probable serine/threonine-protein kinase PIX13, with product MGNCFGSEEAEVEAVKQGGVQGHEHGHGRPQAIASRGAPPMAAPKAHVAAGGRRSPASSSMSSVTTRSTSASTSAGGGAQEGAEPEGRILEAPNLRIFTFAELRAATRNFKPDTLLGEGGFGQVYKGWVDEKTMNPARSGTGMVIAVKKLNQESLQGLEEWQCEVNFLGRISHPNLVRLLGYCLEDRELLLVYEFMAKGSLENHLFRKGGSVQPIPWGLRLRIAIDTARGLAFLHSSEKHVIYRDFKASNILLDTNYNAKLSDFGLARNGPTGGDSHITTRVMGTYGYAAPEYVATGHLYVKSDVYGFGVVLLEMLTGLRALDTARPAQQLNLVDWAKPYLADRRKLPRLVDPRLEGQYPSKAALRAAQLTLSCLAGEPRNRPSMAEVVTTLEEIERMRPRHRRASPEEDRESGSGASSRSAAGRSERHGHRHQQQSPRPRSGTDGARSGHPSPRVR from the exons ATGGGGAACTGCTTCGGCTCCGAGGAAGCCGAGGTGGAGGCCGTCAAGCAGGGCGGCGTGCAGGGCCACGAGCACGGACATGGACGCCCTCAAG CGATTGCAAGCCGCGGTGCTCCTCCCATGGCGGCGCCCAAGGCCCACGTCGCCGCGGGCGGCAGGAGGTCCCCGGCCTCGTCGTCCATGAGCAGCGTCACCACCCGGAGCACCAGCGCCAGcacgtcggcgggcggcggcgcgcaggaggGGGCGGAGCCGGAGGGCAGGATCCTGGAGGCGCCCAACCTGCGCATCTTCACGTTCGCGGAGCTCCGGGCGGCGACGAGGAACTTCAAGCCGGACACGCTGCTGGGCGAAGGCGGGTTCGGGCAGGTGTACAAGGGGTGG GTCGACGAGAAGACCATGAACCCGGCGCGCAGCGGCACCGGCATGGTCATCGCCGTCAAGAAGCTCAACCAGGAGAGCCTGCAGGGCCTCGAAGAATGGCAG TGCGAGGTGAACTTTCTGGGGAGGATATCGCACCCGAACCTGGTGAGGCTGCTGGGGTACTGCCTGGAGGACAGGGAGCTGCTGCTCGTCTACGAGTTCATGGCCAAGGGCAGCCTGGAGAACCACCTCTTCAGAA AAGGCGGATCTGTCCAGCCCATCCCATGGGGCCTGCGGCTCCGGATCGCCATCGACACCGCCCGCGGCCTCGCCTTCCTCCACTCGTCGGAGAAGCACGTCATCTACCGAGACTTCAAGGCTTCAAACATCCTCCTCGACACG AACTACAACGCCAAGCTCTCCGACTTCGGCCTGGCGAGGAACGGCCCCACCGGCGGCGACAGCCACATCACCACCCGCGTGATGGGCACCTACGGCTACGCGGCGCCGGAGTACGTGGCGACGGGCCACCTGTACGTGAAGAGCGACGTGTATGGGTTCGGCGTGGTGCTGCTGGAGATGCTGACGGGCCTGCGGGCGCTCGACACGGCCCGGCCCGCGCAGCAGCTGAACCTGGTGGACTGGGCCAAGCCGTACCTGGCGGACCGGCGGAAGCTCCCCCGCCTCGTGGACCCGCGGCTGGAGGGGCAGTACCCGTCCAAGGCCGCGCTGCGGGCCGCGCAGCTCACACTGAGCTGCCTCGCGGGCGAGCCCAGGAACCGGCCCTCCATGGCAGAGGTCGTGACGACCCTGGAGGAGATCGAGCGGATGCGGCCGCGGCACCGGCGCGCGTCGCCGGAGGAGGACAGGGAGAGCGGCAGCGGCGCGTCGTCTCGGAGCGCGGCAGGGCGGAGCGAGCGCCACGGGCACAGGCACCAGCAGCAGTCGCCGCGGCCGAGGTCCGGGACGGACGGCGCCCGGAGCGGCCACCCGTCTCCTCGGGTGAGATGA